A single Macaca mulatta isolate MMU2019108-1 chromosome 15, T2T-MMU8v2.0, whole genome shotgun sequence DNA region contains:
- the GLT6D1 gene encoding putative glycosyltransferase 6 domain-containing protein 1, with protein sequence MNSKRMLLLVLFAFSLMLVERYFRNHQVEELRLSDWFHPRKRPDVITKTDWLAPIVWEGTFDRQVLEKHYRRRNITVGLAVFATGRFAEEYLRLFLHSANKHFMTGYRVIFYIMVDAFLQLPDIQPSPLRTFKAFEVDAERWWLEGSLVYMKSLGEHITSHIQDEVDFLFSMAVNQVFQNEFGVETLGPLVAQLHAWWYFRNTKNFPYERRPTSAASIPFGQGDFYYGSLMVGGTPRNILDFIEEYLNGVIHDIKNGLNSTYEKHLNKYFYLNKPTKLLSPEYSWDLAFSPPPQIQYVKVAHDSHRKL encoded by the exons ATGAATTCTAAAAGAATGCTGTTAttggttttatttgctttttcactgatGTTGGTTGAGCGTTATTTcag GAATCACCAAGTAGAAGAACTTCGACTCTCCGACTGGTTTCATCCTAG AAAACGCCCTGATGTTATAACGAAAACAGACTGGCTTGCTCCCATCGTATGGGAAGGGACTTTCGACAGGCAGGTCCTGGAAAAACATTACAGAAGGCGGAATATCACCGTGGGCCTGGCGGTCTTTGCTACTGGCAG GTTTGCAGAGGAGTACCTGAGGCTGTTCCTACACTCCGCGAATAAGCACTTCATGACAGGCTACCGAGTGATCTTCTACATCATGGTGGACGCCTTCCTCCAGCTGCCTGACATACAGCCCAGTCCTCTTCGAACGTTCAAAGCATTTGAAGTGGACGCTGAGAGGTGGTGGCTCGAGGGCTCCCTGGTGTACATGAAGAGCCTGGGTGAACATATCACCAGTCACATCCAAGATGAGGTGGATTTCCTCTTCAGCATGGCGGTCAACCAGGTCTTCCAGAATGAGTTCGGGGTGGAGACGCTGGGCCCGTTGGTGGCCCAGCTCCATGCCTGGTGGTATTTCAGAAACACCAAGAACTTCCCTTATGAGAGGAGGCCGACCTCAGCAGCTAGCATCCCGTTTGGACAGGGGGATTTCTATTATGGCAGCTTGATGGTTGGTGGCACGCCCCGTAATATTTTAGACTTCATCGAGGAATATCTGAACGGAGTTATTCATGACATCAAAAATGGACTCAATAGCACCTATGAAAAGCACCTGAACAAGTATTTTTACCTCAATAAACCCACCAAGCTGTTATCACCAGAATACAGCTGGGATCTTGCATTTTCTCCTCCTCCGCAGATCCAATACGTCAAGGTTGCACATGATTCCCACAGGAAATTATGA